From Actinosynnema mirum DSM 43827, a single genomic window includes:
- a CDS encoding aldo/keto reductase, whose translation MRTRELGRTGIRVSPHCLGTMMFGAGNTDVDECVGMVHRALDAGINFVDTADVYAGGESERIVGRALKGRRDDVVLATKGNGPMGEDPNRRGSSRRWIITAVEDSLRRLAVDHVDLYQVHHPDPSTDDEETLSALTDLVRAGKIRAIGASSLPASRIVEAQWTAERRGLHRYRAEQPPYSILDRGIEREVLPTCLRYGLGVLVWSPLASGLLTGRYRRGAPMNPGRMRWVPRHLTDERKLDAVERLIPLAREAGMPLAHLALAFTTTHPAVTSAILGPRTPVQLDDLLSAATTALDDDLLDRIDEIVPPGTDLGPLDIAFTPPEVTVPALRRRPLDERAAA comes from the coding sequence GTGAGGACGCGCGAACTGGGCAGGACCGGCATCCGGGTCAGCCCCCACTGCCTGGGAACGATGATGTTCGGGGCGGGCAACACCGACGTGGACGAGTGCGTCGGCATGGTCCACCGCGCGCTGGACGCGGGGATCAACTTCGTCGACACCGCCGACGTCTACGCGGGCGGCGAGTCCGAGCGGATCGTCGGCAGGGCGCTCAAGGGCAGGCGCGACGACGTCGTGCTCGCCACCAAGGGCAACGGCCCGATGGGCGAGGACCCCAACCGGCGGGGCAGCTCCCGGCGCTGGATCATCACCGCCGTGGAGGACTCGCTGCGCAGGCTCGCCGTCGACCACGTCGACCTCTACCAGGTGCACCACCCGGACCCGTCGACCGACGACGAGGAGACCCTGTCCGCGCTCACCGACCTGGTGCGCGCGGGCAAGATCCGCGCGATCGGCGCCTCCAGCCTGCCCGCGTCGCGGATCGTGGAGGCCCAGTGGACCGCCGAGCGGCGCGGACTGCACCGCTACCGCGCCGAGCAGCCCCCGTACTCGATCCTGGACCGGGGGATCGAGCGCGAGGTGCTGCCCACCTGCCTGCGGTACGGGCTGGGCGTGCTGGTGTGGAGCCCGCTCGCGTCCGGCCTGCTCACCGGCCGCTACCGCCGGGGCGCGCCGATGAACCCCGGCCGGATGCGCTGGGTGCCCCGGCACCTGACCGACGAGCGCAAGCTCGACGCCGTCGAGCGCCTGATCCCGCTGGCCCGCGAGGCGGGGATGCCGCTGGCGCACCTGGCGCTGGCGTTCACCACCACCCACCCGGCCGTCACCTCGGCGATCCTGGGCCCGCGCACCCCCGTGCAGCTCGACGACCTGCTCTCCGCCGCGACCACCGCCCTGGACGACGACCTGCTCGACCGGATCGACGAGATCGTCCCGCCGGGAACCGACCTCGGCCCGCTCGACATCGCCTTCACCCCGCCCGAGGTGACCGTGCCCGCGCTGCGCAGGCGCCCGCTCGACGAGCGCGCGGCGGCCTGA
- a CDS encoding winged helix DNA-binding domain-containing protein, producing the protein MTVLTTRELNRATLARQLLLGRADLDAWGAVSHLCGMQAQEPQEPFTGLWSRLRDFAPAGLDGLVTGRRAVRVHLMRRTVHLVTSDDVLAWRSRHADMLRQKVLGVYRADLAGVDLVELAAAGREVLAEGPASAAEVVRALGGRWPSVAPRALGEMVIAALVPVVQTPPRGLWRARGGVRNALLADWLGREPDPPDDGDPVGRELVRRYLAAHGPASSGDLRMWSGLAGLPAAVAAVRGELVSFRDERGRELLDLPDAPRPDGDVPAPVRFLPAFDNAILGYQDRSRIVDDAHKGLSVAGERVVLVDGRVTATWRVAEDVVRVAPLRELTAGERDEVVAEGERLAGFLTGGDRVVVG; encoded by the coding sequence GTGACCGTGCTGACCACCCGCGAGCTGAACCGCGCCACCCTCGCCCGCCAGCTGCTGCTGGGGCGCGCCGACCTGGACGCGTGGGGCGCGGTGTCGCACCTGTGCGGGATGCAGGCGCAGGAGCCGCAGGAGCCGTTCACCGGCCTGTGGTCGCGGTTGCGCGACTTCGCGCCCGCCGGGTTGGACGGGCTGGTCACCGGCAGGCGCGCGGTGCGGGTGCACCTGATGCGGCGGACCGTGCACCTGGTGACCTCGGACGACGTGCTGGCGTGGCGGTCGCGGCACGCCGACATGCTGCGGCAGAAGGTGCTCGGGGTGTACCGGGCGGACCTGGCGGGCGTGGACCTGGTCGAGCTGGCCGCCGCCGGGCGCGAGGTGCTCGCGGAGGGGCCGGCGAGCGCGGCGGAGGTGGTGCGGGCGCTGGGCGGGCGGTGGCCGTCGGTCGCGCCGCGCGCGCTGGGCGAGATGGTGATCGCGGCGCTCGTCCCGGTCGTCCAGACGCCGCCGCGCGGGCTGTGGCGGGCCAGGGGCGGGGTGCGCAACGCGCTGCTGGCCGATTGGCTCGGCCGCGAACCCGACCCGCCGGACGACGGGGACCCGGTCGGCCGGGAGCTGGTGCGCCGCTACCTGGCCGCGCACGGTCCGGCCAGCTCGGGGGACCTGCGGATGTGGAGCGGCCTGGCCGGGCTGCCCGCGGCCGTGGCGGCGGTGCGCGGGGAGCTGGTGTCGTTCCGCGACGAGCGCGGCCGGGAGCTGCTGGACCTGCCGGACGCGCCCCGACCGGACGGCGACGTGCCCGCGCCGGTGCGGTTCCTGCCCGCGTTCGACAACGCGATCCTGGGCTACCAGGACCGGAGCCGGATCGTCGACGACGCGCACAAGGGGCTGTCGGTGGCCGGGGAGCGGGTGGTGCTGGTGGACGGGCGGGTCACCGCGACCTGGCGGGTGGCCGAGGACGTGGTGCGGGTGGCGCCGCTGCGCGAGCTGACCGCTGGGGAGCGCGACGAGGTCGTGGCGGAGGGCGAGCGGCTGGCGGGGTTCCTGACCGGTGGGGACCGGGTGGTGGTGGGCTGA
- a CDS encoding TetR/AcrR family transcriptional regulator produces MITAKGAATRARIVEAAAEEVRERGASAATLDDVCRRSRTGKSQVFHYFPDGKEQLLLAVAELEAERVFEDQQPYLGDLTSRAAWLAWRDLVVARYRDQGTHCPLVVLIAEVGRFSPQSRAVTAGLLRRWQACVRDGVVATQAAGEADPGLDPDRMAAAVIAAVQGGVTVLLSTGSAEHLEAGMDLCLERLLGAGAAGTT; encoded by the coding sequence GTGATCACCGCGAAGGGCGCCGCGACCCGCGCGCGCATCGTCGAGGCCGCCGCCGAGGAGGTCCGGGAGCGCGGCGCGAGCGCCGCCACCCTGGACGACGTGTGCAGGCGCAGCCGGACCGGGAAGAGCCAGGTCTTCCACTACTTCCCGGACGGCAAGGAGCAGCTGCTGCTGGCCGTGGCCGAGCTGGAGGCGGAGCGGGTCTTCGAGGACCAGCAGCCGTACCTGGGCGACCTGACCTCGCGCGCGGCGTGGCTGGCGTGGCGCGACCTGGTGGTGGCGCGGTACCGGGACCAGGGGACGCACTGCCCGCTGGTGGTGCTGATCGCCGAGGTGGGCAGGTTCAGCCCGCAGTCGCGCGCGGTGACGGCGGGGCTGCTGCGGCGGTGGCAGGCGTGCGTGCGCGACGGGGTGGTGGCCACGCAGGCGGCGGGCGAGGCCGATCCGGGGCTGGACCCGGACCGGATGGCGGCGGCGGTGATCGCGGCGGTGCAGGGCGGGGTGACGGTGCTGCTGTCGACCGGGTCGGCGGAGCACCTGGAGGCGGGGATGGACCTGTGCCTGGAGCGGCTGCTGGGCGCGGGGGCGGCGGGGACGACCTGA
- a CDS encoding quinone oxidoreductase family protein, producing MRAIVIEEPGGPEVLRLRERPDPRPGPGEVLVDVRVAGVNFMDTAIRARGAVEVPGMEGAGVVAEVGPDVRGFAPGDRVAWMTLDHGSYATRAVLPASTLVAIPDGVSDETAAALVLQGLSAHHFATVSHPTRPGEVVLVHAAAGGVGLLLVQLAKARGATVVGLVSREEKVEVVRAAGADHVLVSTGGAFAGPVLELTGGVHAVFDGAGGSTFEASLRVLRRHGTLVYYGPLIDEVPTVRMSELPRSVRVTYSSVEDHVSGPGELEAHAGELFGMVERGELAVRIGGRYPLAEAARAHADLGSRATTGKLLLVT from the coding sequence ATGAGAGCGATCGTGATCGAGGAGCCCGGTGGACCCGAGGTGCTCAGGCTGCGCGAGCGGCCGGACCCGCGTCCCGGACCGGGCGAGGTGCTGGTGGACGTCCGCGTGGCGGGCGTGAACTTCATGGACACCGCCATCCGCGCGCGGGGCGCCGTCGAGGTGCCCGGCATGGAGGGCGCCGGTGTGGTGGCCGAGGTGGGCCCGGACGTGCGCGGGTTCGCGCCCGGCGACCGCGTGGCCTGGATGACGCTGGACCACGGCAGCTACGCCACGCGCGCCGTGCTGCCCGCGTCGACGCTGGTGGCGATCCCCGACGGCGTGAGCGACGAGACGGCCGCCGCGCTGGTGCTCCAGGGGCTGTCGGCGCACCACTTCGCCACCGTGTCCCACCCGACGCGACCGGGCGAGGTGGTGCTCGTGCACGCCGCCGCCGGTGGGGTCGGGCTGCTGCTCGTGCAGCTGGCCAAGGCGCGCGGGGCCACCGTCGTCGGGCTGGTGTCGCGGGAGGAGAAGGTGGAGGTGGTGCGCGCGGCGGGCGCGGACCACGTGCTGGTGTCGACCGGGGGCGCGTTCGCCGGGCCGGTGCTGGAGCTGACCGGCGGTGTGCACGCGGTGTTCGACGGCGCGGGCGGCAGCACGTTCGAGGCGTCGCTGCGGGTGCTGCGCAGGCACGGCACGCTGGTCTACTACGGGCCGCTGATCGACGAGGTGCCGACCGTGCGGATGAGCGAGCTGCCGCGCAGCGTGCGCGTGACCTACTCGTCGGTGGAGGACCACGTCAGCGGCCCCGGCGAGCTGGAGGCGCACGCGGGGGAGCTGTTCGGCATGGTCGAGCGCGGTGAGCTGGCGGTGCGGATCGGCGGGCGCTACCCCCTGGCGGAGGCGGCCAGGGCGCACGCGGACCTCGGCTCGCGCGCGACCACCGGGAAGCTGCTGCTGGTCACGTAG